The following coding sequences lie in one Mycteria americana isolate JAX WOST 10 ecotype Jacksonville Zoo and Gardens chromosome 15, USCA_MyAme_1.0, whole genome shotgun sequence genomic window:
- the MKS1 gene encoding tectonic-like complex member MKS1 isoform X2: MAEPLWSADGGGAVYRSRDPVRNLRLRVRIQRVTSAGPLLPQAPPPLAGPRGPELLGLADRTATGTWGARRGGRAGTAPPEVSGPSPAGAPRPPDEEEEEAEVGWQEKLFSQHCQKVTDSDHEVPSYLAERMANVRRRRQDRRPIEASSLKSKIITWEPSEEFVKNNHVINTPVQTMYIMGDLGPYGKLGHREYEHVLCTVKVDGNGVITVKPDFTGTKGAYRIELHGEKREVWKYTIENASVQVQPEEEEREQCVFRDLYSRHKEYLSGLVGSEFETTLPGTLRLFVNGEIVSAQGYEYDNLYVHFFLELPNQWSSPAFQQLSGVTQTCATKTVGWDNVAYFCYPFTLEMFFTQGDEPEDSLPQWPVLYFEVLSLDFWQRYRVEGYGSLVLPASPGLHMLTIPTWRPVELGTVAELRRFFIGGSPELEDITYVRIPSTFKGGRLSRFGFRTETTGSVTFRLYCLQQSKAFLETSALRQRMQSVLDRLGGFSQQSSVYNVLEAFQRARHRMQEARESLPQDLIGTSASTVHQSQEP; the protein is encoded by the exons ATGGCGGAGCCGCTGTGGAGCGCGGACGGGGGCGGCGCCGTCTACCGCTCCCGCGACCCCGTGCGCAACCTGCGCCTCCG GGTCCGCATCCAGCGGGTCACGTCGGCCGGGCCCCTCCTGccgcaggccccgccgccgctcgccggcCCGCGCGGCCCCGAGCTCCTGGGCCTGGCCGACCGCACCGCGACCGGTACGTGGGGCGCCCGGCGGGGTGGGCGGGCGGGGACAGCGCCGCCGGAGGTGTCCGGGCCCTCTCCCGCAGGTGCCCCGCGGCCCccggacgaggaggaggaggaggccgaggTGGGGTGGCAGGAGAAGCTCTTCAGCCAG caCTGCCAGAAGGTAACTGACTCAGATCATGAGGTGCCATCGTACCTGGCAGAGAGGATGGCCAATGTGAGGAGGAGAAGACAAGACCGTAGGCCAAT AGAAGCAAGTTCTCTGAAGTCGAAAATCATCACCTGGGAACCTTCAGAAGAATTTGTAAAGAATAATCATGTGATTAACACTCCTGTCCAGACCATGTACATCATGGGGGACTTGGGACCTTATGGGAA GCTTGGTCACAGGGAGTATGAACATGTTCTTTGCACAGTCAAGGTGGATGGCAATGGGGTGATCACAGTGAAGCCTGACTTTACTGGCACCAAAGGAGCCTACCG GATCGAGCTGCATGGAGAGAAGCGAGAGGTGTGGAAATACACCATTGAGAATGCGTCTGTCCAAGTGCAACCAGAGGAGGAGGAACGCGAGCAGTGTGTGTTCAGAGAT CTGTACAGTCGGCACAAGGAATACCTCAGTGGTCTTGTAGGCTCAGAATTTGAAACG ACTCTGCCTGGTACGCTACGGCTTTTTGTGAATGGAGAAATAG TTTCAGCTCAAGGCTATGAGTATGACAACCTCTATGTCCATTTCTTCCTGGAGCTGCCTAACC aGTGGTCGAGCCCTGCGTTCCAGCAGCTATCAGGAGTGACACAGACCTGTGCCACCAAGACAGTGGGCTGG GATAACGTGGCATACTTCTGCTACCCCTTCACTTTGGAGATGTTTTTCACCCAAGGAGACGAACCAGAAG ACAGTCTGCCTCAGTGGCCTGTTCTCTACTTTGAGGTCCTGTCCCTGGATTTCTGGCAGAGGTATCGCGTTGAAGGATATGGTTCTTTGGTGCTGCCAGCATCTCCAG GTCTCCACATGCTCACCATCCCTACCTGGCGCCCTGTGGAGCTGGGGACAGTCGCTGAGCTGAGGAGATTTTTCATTGGTGGGTCTCCTGAGCTGGAGGACATAACCTACGTCAGGATACCATCAACCTTCAAG GGAGGGCGTCTGAGCCGGTTTGGTTTTCGCACAGAGACAACAGGGAGCGTCACGTTCCGGCTTTACTGCCTGCAGCAGTCTAA AGCCTTTCTGGAAACCAGTGCCTTGAGGCAGCGCATGCAGAGTGTACTGGACCGGCTTGGAGGCTTCAGCCAGCAGAGCTCTGTCTACAACGTTTTGG AGGCTTTCCAGAGGGCACGGCACCGGATGCAGGAAGCACGTGAGAGCCTTCCTCAAGACCTCATCGGCACCTCTGCCTCCACTGTGCACCAGTCACAGGAACCATGA
- the MKS1 gene encoding tectonic-like complex member MKS1 isoform X3 produces the protein MAEPLWSADGGGAVYRSRDPVRNLRLRVRIQRVTSAGPLLPQAPPPLAGPRGPELLGLADRTATGTWGARRGGRAGTAPPEVSGPSPAGAPRPPDEEEEEAEVGWQEKLFSQFEVDLYQNESACQTPLDRQYHEEILKLEKAGGRKNCRIFTYTDHDRFTNLEEHCQKVTDSDHEVPSYLAERMANVRRRRQDRRPIEASSLKSKIITWEPSEEFVKNNHVINTPVQTMYIMGDLGPYGKLGHREYEHVLCTVKVDGNGVITVKPDFTGTKGAYRIELHGEKREVWKYTIENASVQVQPEEEEREQCVFRDLYSRHKEYLSGLVGSEFETTLPGTLRLFVNGEIVSAQGYEYDNLYVHFFLELPNQWSSPAFQQLSGVTQTCATKTVGWDNVAYFCYPFTLEMFFTQGDEPEDSLPQWPVLYFEVLSLDFWQRYRVEGYGSLVLPASPGLHMLTIPTWRPVELGTVAELRRFFIGGSPELEDITYVRIPSTFKGGRLSRFGFRTETTGSVTFRLYCLQQSKGFPEGTAPDAGST, from the exons ATGGCGGAGCCGCTGTGGAGCGCGGACGGGGGCGGCGCCGTCTACCGCTCCCGCGACCCCGTGCGCAACCTGCGCCTCCG GGTCCGCATCCAGCGGGTCACGTCGGCCGGGCCCCTCCTGccgcaggccccgccgccgctcgccggcCCGCGCGGCCCCGAGCTCCTGGGCCTGGCCGACCGCACCGCGACCGGTACGTGGGGCGCCCGGCGGGGTGGGCGGGCGGGGACAGCGCCGCCGGAGGTGTCCGGGCCCTCTCCCGCAGGTGCCCCGCGGCCCccggacgaggaggaggaggaggccgaggTGGGGTGGCAGGAGAAGCTCTTCAGCCAG TTTGAGGTGGATCTGTACCAAAATGAGTCAGCCTGCCAGACTCCCCTGGACCGGCAGTACCATGAGGAGATCTTGAAACTGGAGAAGGCTGGAGGTCGGAAGAACTGTCGCATCTTCACCTACACTGATCATGACCGATTCACCAACCTAGAGGAG caCTGCCAGAAGGTAACTGACTCAGATCATGAGGTGCCATCGTACCTGGCAGAGAGGATGGCCAATGTGAGGAGGAGAAGACAAGACCGTAGGCCAAT AGAAGCAAGTTCTCTGAAGTCGAAAATCATCACCTGGGAACCTTCAGAAGAATTTGTAAAGAATAATCATGTGATTAACACTCCTGTCCAGACCATGTACATCATGGGGGACTTGGGACCTTATGGGAA GCTTGGTCACAGGGAGTATGAACATGTTCTTTGCACAGTCAAGGTGGATGGCAATGGGGTGATCACAGTGAAGCCTGACTTTACTGGCACCAAAGGAGCCTACCG GATCGAGCTGCATGGAGAGAAGCGAGAGGTGTGGAAATACACCATTGAGAATGCGTCTGTCCAAGTGCAACCAGAGGAGGAGGAACGCGAGCAGTGTGTGTTCAGAGAT CTGTACAGTCGGCACAAGGAATACCTCAGTGGTCTTGTAGGCTCAGAATTTGAAACG ACTCTGCCTGGTACGCTACGGCTTTTTGTGAATGGAGAAATAG TTTCAGCTCAAGGCTATGAGTATGACAACCTCTATGTCCATTTCTTCCTGGAGCTGCCTAACC aGTGGTCGAGCCCTGCGTTCCAGCAGCTATCAGGAGTGACACAGACCTGTGCCACCAAGACAGTGGGCTGG GATAACGTGGCATACTTCTGCTACCCCTTCACTTTGGAGATGTTTTTCACCCAAGGAGACGAACCAGAAG ACAGTCTGCCTCAGTGGCCTGTTCTCTACTTTGAGGTCCTGTCCCTGGATTTCTGGCAGAGGTATCGCGTTGAAGGATATGGTTCTTTGGTGCTGCCAGCATCTCCAG GTCTCCACATGCTCACCATCCCTACCTGGCGCCCTGTGGAGCTGGGGACAGTCGCTGAGCTGAGGAGATTTTTCATTGGTGGGTCTCCTGAGCTGGAGGACATAACCTACGTCAGGATACCATCAACCTTCAAG GGAGGGCGTCTGAGCCGGTTTGGTTTTCGCACAGAGACAACAGGGAGCGTCACGTTCCGGCTTTACTGCCTGCAGCAGTCTAA AGGCTTTCCAGAGGGCACGGCACCGGATGCAGGAAGCACGTGA
- the MKS1 gene encoding tectonic-like complex member MKS1 isoform X4: MAEPLWSADGGGAVYRSRDPVRNLRLRVRIQRVTSAGPLLPQAPPPLAGPRGPELLGLADRTATGTWGARRGGRAGTAPPEVSGPSPAGAPRPPDEEEEEAEVGWQEKLFSQFEVDLYQNESACQTPLDRQYHEEILKLEKAGGRKNCRIFTYTDHDRFTNLEEHCQKVTDSDHEVPSYLAERMANVRRRRQDRRPIEASSLKSKIITWEPSEEFVKNNHVINTPVQTMYIMGDLGPYGKLGHREYEHVLCTVKVDGNGVITVKPDFTGTKGAYRIELHGEKREVWKYTIENASVQVQPEEEEREQCVFRDLYSRHKEYLSGLVGSEFETTLPGTLRLFVNGEIVSAQGYEYDNLYVHFFLELPNQWSSPAFQQLSGVTQTCATKTVGWDNVAYFCYPFTLEMFFTQGDEPEDSLPQWPVLYFEVLSLDFWQRYRVEGYGSLVLPASPGRASEPVWFSHRDNRERHVPALLPAAV, encoded by the exons ATGGCGGAGCCGCTGTGGAGCGCGGACGGGGGCGGCGCCGTCTACCGCTCCCGCGACCCCGTGCGCAACCTGCGCCTCCG GGTCCGCATCCAGCGGGTCACGTCGGCCGGGCCCCTCCTGccgcaggccccgccgccgctcgccggcCCGCGCGGCCCCGAGCTCCTGGGCCTGGCCGACCGCACCGCGACCGGTACGTGGGGCGCCCGGCGGGGTGGGCGGGCGGGGACAGCGCCGCCGGAGGTGTCCGGGCCCTCTCCCGCAGGTGCCCCGCGGCCCccggacgaggaggaggaggaggccgaggTGGGGTGGCAGGAGAAGCTCTTCAGCCAG TTTGAGGTGGATCTGTACCAAAATGAGTCAGCCTGCCAGACTCCCCTGGACCGGCAGTACCATGAGGAGATCTTGAAACTGGAGAAGGCTGGAGGTCGGAAGAACTGTCGCATCTTCACCTACACTGATCATGACCGATTCACCAACCTAGAGGAG caCTGCCAGAAGGTAACTGACTCAGATCATGAGGTGCCATCGTACCTGGCAGAGAGGATGGCCAATGTGAGGAGGAGAAGACAAGACCGTAGGCCAAT AGAAGCAAGTTCTCTGAAGTCGAAAATCATCACCTGGGAACCTTCAGAAGAATTTGTAAAGAATAATCATGTGATTAACACTCCTGTCCAGACCATGTACATCATGGGGGACTTGGGACCTTATGGGAA GCTTGGTCACAGGGAGTATGAACATGTTCTTTGCACAGTCAAGGTGGATGGCAATGGGGTGATCACAGTGAAGCCTGACTTTACTGGCACCAAAGGAGCCTACCG GATCGAGCTGCATGGAGAGAAGCGAGAGGTGTGGAAATACACCATTGAGAATGCGTCTGTCCAAGTGCAACCAGAGGAGGAGGAACGCGAGCAGTGTGTGTTCAGAGAT CTGTACAGTCGGCACAAGGAATACCTCAGTGGTCTTGTAGGCTCAGAATTTGAAACG ACTCTGCCTGGTACGCTACGGCTTTTTGTGAATGGAGAAATAG TTTCAGCTCAAGGCTATGAGTATGACAACCTCTATGTCCATTTCTTCCTGGAGCTGCCTAACC aGTGGTCGAGCCCTGCGTTCCAGCAGCTATCAGGAGTGACACAGACCTGTGCCACCAAGACAGTGGGCTGG GATAACGTGGCATACTTCTGCTACCCCTTCACTTTGGAGATGTTTTTCACCCAAGGAGACGAACCAGAAG ACAGTCTGCCTCAGTGGCCTGTTCTCTACTTTGAGGTCCTGTCCCTGGATTTCTGGCAGAGGTATCGCGTTGAAGGATATGGTTCTTTGGTGCTGCCAGCATCTCCAG GGAGGGCGTCTGAGCCGGTTTGGTTTTCGCACAGAGACAACAGGGAGCGTCACGTTCCGGCTTTACTGCCTGCAGCAGTCTAA
- the MKS1 gene encoding tectonic-like complex member MKS1 isoform X1 has translation MAEPLWSADGGGAVYRSRDPVRNLRLRVRIQRVTSAGPLLPQAPPPLAGPRGPELLGLADRTATGTWGARRGGRAGTAPPEVSGPSPAGAPRPPDEEEEEAEVGWQEKLFSQFEVDLYQNESACQTPLDRQYHEEILKLEKAGGRKNCRIFTYTDHDRFTNLEEHCQKVTDSDHEVPSYLAERMANVRRRRQDRRPIEASSLKSKIITWEPSEEFVKNNHVINTPVQTMYIMGDLGPYGKLGHREYEHVLCTVKVDGNGVITVKPDFTGTKGAYRIELHGEKREVWKYTIENASVQVQPEEEEREQCVFRDLYSRHKEYLSGLVGSEFETTLPGTLRLFVNGEIVSAQGYEYDNLYVHFFLELPNQWSSPAFQQLSGVTQTCATKTVGWDNVAYFCYPFTLEMFFTQGDEPEDSLPQWPVLYFEVLSLDFWQRYRVEGYGSLVLPASPGLHMLTIPTWRPVELGTVAELRRFFIGGSPELEDITYVRIPSTFKGGRLSRFGFRTETTGSVTFRLYCLQQSKAFLETSALRQRMQSVLDRLGGFSQQSSVYNVLEAFQRARHRMQEARESLPQDLIGTSASTVHQSQEP, from the exons ATGGCGGAGCCGCTGTGGAGCGCGGACGGGGGCGGCGCCGTCTACCGCTCCCGCGACCCCGTGCGCAACCTGCGCCTCCG GGTCCGCATCCAGCGGGTCACGTCGGCCGGGCCCCTCCTGccgcaggccccgccgccgctcgccggcCCGCGCGGCCCCGAGCTCCTGGGCCTGGCCGACCGCACCGCGACCGGTACGTGGGGCGCCCGGCGGGGTGGGCGGGCGGGGACAGCGCCGCCGGAGGTGTCCGGGCCCTCTCCCGCAGGTGCCCCGCGGCCCccggacgaggaggaggaggaggccgaggTGGGGTGGCAGGAGAAGCTCTTCAGCCAG TTTGAGGTGGATCTGTACCAAAATGAGTCAGCCTGCCAGACTCCCCTGGACCGGCAGTACCATGAGGAGATCTTGAAACTGGAGAAGGCTGGAGGTCGGAAGAACTGTCGCATCTTCACCTACACTGATCATGACCGATTCACCAACCTAGAGGAG caCTGCCAGAAGGTAACTGACTCAGATCATGAGGTGCCATCGTACCTGGCAGAGAGGATGGCCAATGTGAGGAGGAGAAGACAAGACCGTAGGCCAAT AGAAGCAAGTTCTCTGAAGTCGAAAATCATCACCTGGGAACCTTCAGAAGAATTTGTAAAGAATAATCATGTGATTAACACTCCTGTCCAGACCATGTACATCATGGGGGACTTGGGACCTTATGGGAA GCTTGGTCACAGGGAGTATGAACATGTTCTTTGCACAGTCAAGGTGGATGGCAATGGGGTGATCACAGTGAAGCCTGACTTTACTGGCACCAAAGGAGCCTACCG GATCGAGCTGCATGGAGAGAAGCGAGAGGTGTGGAAATACACCATTGAGAATGCGTCTGTCCAAGTGCAACCAGAGGAGGAGGAACGCGAGCAGTGTGTGTTCAGAGAT CTGTACAGTCGGCACAAGGAATACCTCAGTGGTCTTGTAGGCTCAGAATTTGAAACG ACTCTGCCTGGTACGCTACGGCTTTTTGTGAATGGAGAAATAG TTTCAGCTCAAGGCTATGAGTATGACAACCTCTATGTCCATTTCTTCCTGGAGCTGCCTAACC aGTGGTCGAGCCCTGCGTTCCAGCAGCTATCAGGAGTGACACAGACCTGTGCCACCAAGACAGTGGGCTGG GATAACGTGGCATACTTCTGCTACCCCTTCACTTTGGAGATGTTTTTCACCCAAGGAGACGAACCAGAAG ACAGTCTGCCTCAGTGGCCTGTTCTCTACTTTGAGGTCCTGTCCCTGGATTTCTGGCAGAGGTATCGCGTTGAAGGATATGGTTCTTTGGTGCTGCCAGCATCTCCAG GTCTCCACATGCTCACCATCCCTACCTGGCGCCCTGTGGAGCTGGGGACAGTCGCTGAGCTGAGGAGATTTTTCATTGGTGGGTCTCCTGAGCTGGAGGACATAACCTACGTCAGGATACCATCAACCTTCAAG GGAGGGCGTCTGAGCCGGTTTGGTTTTCGCACAGAGACAACAGGGAGCGTCACGTTCCGGCTTTACTGCCTGCAGCAGTCTAA AGCCTTTCTGGAAACCAGTGCCTTGAGGCAGCGCATGCAGAGTGTACTGGACCGGCTTGGAGGCTTCAGCCAGCAGAGCTCTGTCTACAACGTTTTGG AGGCTTTCCAGAGGGCACGGCACCGGATGCAGGAAGCACGTGAGAGCCTTCCTCAAGACCTCATCGGCACCTCTGCCTCCACTGTGCACCAGTCACAGGAACCATGA